One Tachysurus vachellii isolate PV-2020 chromosome 18, HZAU_Pvac_v1, whole genome shotgun sequence DNA segment encodes these proteins:
- the LOC132861409 gene encoding sialidase-3-like: MENSTGRHRETPGLSPTTVFTNKDSDFYRIPALIYIDQTFLAFAEKRTSIKDEHAKVLVLNRGKRQNGSVQWSGVEELKEAKMLDHRTMNPCPVYDEKNKRLFLFFICVRGSITEQEQIKSGNNAARLCYITSSDSGETWSELTDLTESVIGDEIHNWATFGVGPGHGLQMKDGGRLIVPAYAYTCCVNLYCCAKLCCFCSLCCPAKPYSFAFYSDDKGTTWKFGNKLSVESIECQMAEVNSEDGNELYCSARSTKGHRVEAFSEDKGESFQIMKSNAKLVEPPNGCQGSVVSFQHGNETWLMFSHTTDKKERKNLGIYLNKTPKNPAGWAEPYIINHGTSGYSDVVQCDQENFACLLERTTDNSKEIVFVEFKLSDMPNL, translated from the exons ATGGAAAACAGcacagggagacacagagagacaccagGATTGTCCCCAACAACTGTGTTCACAAATAAGGATTCGGATTTCTACCGAATCCCAGCTCTAATCTACATTGACCAAACCTTTCTGGCTTTTGCTGAGAAGCGAACCTCAATCAAGGATGAGCATGCGAAAGTGCTGGTCCTCAACAGGGGAAAGCGGCAGAATGGAAGTGTTCAG tggTCAGGTGTTGAGGAGCTCAAAGAAGCAAAGATGCTGGATCATCGCACCATGAACCCGTGTCCTGTCTATGACGAAAAAAACAAAcgtctctttctgttctttatctGTGTGCGTGGTAGTATCACTGAGCAAGAGCAGATAAAGTCAGGTAATAACGCTGCTAGGTTATGTTACATTACTAGCAGTGACAGTGGTGAGACTTGGTCAGAATTGACAGATTTGACAGAAAGCGTGATTGGTGATGAGATCCATAATTGGGCCACGTTCGGTGTAGGACCTGGACACGGCCTTCAGATGAAGGATGGTGGCAGACTCATCGTTCCTGCTTACGCTTATACATGTTGTGTTAATCTCTATTGTTGTGCTAAACTCTGTTGTTTTTGTAGTCTCTGTTGTCCTGCCAAACCCTATTCTTTTGCATTCTATAGTGACGATAAAGGCACTACCTGGAAATTTGGAAATAAATTAAGTGTCGAGTCCATTGAGTGTCAGATGGCAGAGGTGAATAGCGAGGACGGGAACGAGTTATACTGCAGTGCAAGAAGCACTAAGGGTCATAGAGTGGAGGCTTTTAGTGAGGACAAAGGAGAGAGTTTTCAAATAATGAAAAGTAATGCGAAATTGGTGGAGCCCCCTAATGGCTGCCAGGGGAGTGTAGTGAGCTTCCAGCATGGAAATGAAACATGGCtcatgttttcacacacaactgacaaaaaggagagaaagaatcTTGGGATTTATTTGAATAAGACTCCTAAAAATCCCGCAGGATGGGCTGAACCATACATCATCAATCACGGCACCAGTGGATACTCTGATGTGGTTCAGTGTGACCAGGAGAACTTTGCTTGCCTCCTGGAGCGTACGACGGATAACTCCAAAGAAATCGTTTTTGTGGAGTTTAAGCTCAGCGATATGCCAAATCTGTAG
- the LOC132861484 gene encoding uncharacterized protein LOC132861484 isoform X1 gives MPPTDMRMSVDLAGPPSPTPSLIEVKEETRLVLKSFLGHVLAFAPEDRPGRIGGEYHDPNKYRHSVVPKEMQRQDESGWDSLDEKISAAEEKKHGIKNLIKRRLRPRPFSQRHTNKDASADQSQNGSVSNQGEVPAPVKKNVASGSQGYTEDEKLSASDEDGERKANEKKKKKSKLKLVELFKKKSTKKDESRPQRPSSLPVKVDVGSVKTPQSPTHPPEFYNGVAKKLDRIAQQSVKRKSPTKPEPIQPREDNKEAIVQQLVHILTTEGDSINEKIKANPLLHKSLSRMSYASPRYSTPVPTKL, from the exons GGATGTCTGTGGATTTGGCTGGTCCACCCTCTCCCACTCCGTCCCTCATCGAGGTGAAGGAAGAGACTCGTTTGGTGTTGAAGAGTTTTCTCGGTCATGTTCTTGCTTTCGCTCCTGAAGATCGACCGGGGAGAATCGGGGGAGAATATCATGACCCCAACaagtacag acacagtgtggTGCCAAAAGAGATGCAGAGGCAAGATGAAAGCGGATGGGATTCTCTGGATGAGAAGATCAGTGCTGCGGAGGAGAAGAAACACGGCATCAAAAATCTGATAAAGAGGCGTCTGAGGCCACGCCCCTTTTCTCAACGACACACCAACAAGGACGCCAGCGCTGACCAATCACAGAACGGCTCTGTGTCTAACCAGGGAGAAGTTCCAGCTCCAGTGAAGAAAAATGTAGCTTCAGGGTCACAGGGCTATACAGAG GATGAAAAACTCTCGGCATCTGACGAGGATGGAGAGCGGAAAGCAaacgaaaaaaagaaaaagaagagcaaaCTGAAGCTGGTGGaactttttaagaaaaaaagcacaaagaaagATGAGTCGCGTCCCCAGCGGCCGTCGTCACTTCCTGTGAAAGTGGATGTGGGGTCAGTTAAAACTCCGCAGTCGCCAA CGCACCCTCCTGAGTTCTACAATGGCGTGGCAAAAAAACTGGACCGAATCGCTCAGCAAAGCGTGAAGAGAAAATCGCCGACTAAACCTGAACCCATCCAGCCCAGAg AAGACAATAAAGAAGCCATCGTACAGCAGCTCGTCCACATACTGACAACGGAAGGAGACAGCATTAATGAGAAG attaaAGCTAATCCTCTGCTGCATAAGTCTCTGAGCCGGATGTCCTACGCTTCGCCACGCTACTCGACTCCTGTGCCAACGAAGCTGTAG
- the LOC132861484 gene encoding uncharacterized protein LOC132861484 isoform X3 — translation MSVDLAGPPSPTPSLIEVKEETRLVLKSFLGHVLAFAPEDRPGRIGGEYHDPNKYRHSVVPKEMQRQDESGWDSLDEKISAAEEKKHGIKNLIKRRLRPRPFSQRHTNKDASADQSQNGSVSNQGEVPAPVKKNVASGSQGYTEDEKLSASDEDGERKANEKKKKKSKLKLVELFKKKSTKKDESRPQRPSSLPVKVDVGSVKTPQSPTHPPEFYNGVAKKLDRIAQQSVKRKSPTKPEPIQPREDNKEAIVQQLVHILTTEGDSINEKIKANPLLHKSLSRMSYASPRYSTPVPTKL, via the exons ATGTCTGTGGATTTGGCTGGTCCACCCTCTCCCACTCCGTCCCTCATCGAGGTGAAGGAAGAGACTCGTTTGGTGTTGAAGAGTTTTCTCGGTCATGTTCTTGCTTTCGCTCCTGAAGATCGACCGGGGAGAATCGGGGGAGAATATCATGACCCCAACaagtacag acacagtgtggTGCCAAAAGAGATGCAGAGGCAAGATGAAAGCGGATGGGATTCTCTGGATGAGAAGATCAGTGCTGCGGAGGAGAAGAAACACGGCATCAAAAATCTGATAAAGAGGCGTCTGAGGCCACGCCCCTTTTCTCAACGACACACCAACAAGGACGCCAGCGCTGACCAATCACAGAACGGCTCTGTGTCTAACCAGGGAGAAGTTCCAGCTCCAGTGAAGAAAAATGTAGCTTCAGGGTCACAGGGCTATACAGAG GATGAAAAACTCTCGGCATCTGACGAGGATGGAGAGCGGAAAGCAaacgaaaaaaagaaaaagaagagcaaaCTGAAGCTGGTGGaactttttaagaaaaaaagcacaaagaaagATGAGTCGCGTCCCCAGCGGCCGTCGTCACTTCCTGTGAAAGTGGATGTGGGGTCAGTTAAAACTCCGCAGTCGCCAA CGCACCCTCCTGAGTTCTACAATGGCGTGGCAAAAAAACTGGACCGAATCGCTCAGCAAAGCGTGAAGAGAAAATCGCCGACTAAACCTGAACCCATCCAGCCCAGAg AAGACAATAAAGAAGCCATCGTACAGCAGCTCGTCCACATACTGACAACGGAAGGAGACAGCATTAATGAGAAG attaaAGCTAATCCTCTGCTGCATAAGTCTCTGAGCCGGATGTCCTACGCTTCGCCACGCTACTCGACTCCTGTGCCAACGAAGCTGTAG
- the LOC132861484 gene encoding uncharacterized protein LOC132861484 isoform X2: protein MPPTDMRMSVDLAGPPSPTPSLIEVKEETRLVLKSFLGHVLAFAPEDRPGRIGGEYHDPNKYRHSVVPKEMQRQDESGWDSLDEKISAAEEKKHGIKNLIKRRLRPRPFSQRHTNKDASADQSQNGSVSNQGEVPAPVKKNVASGSQGYTEDEKLSASDEDGERKANEKKKKKSKLKLVELFKKKSTKKDESRPQRPSSLPVKVDVGSVKTPQSPTHPPEFYNGVAKKLDRIAQQSVKRKSPTKPEPIQPRDNKEAIVQQLVHILTTEGDSINEKIKANPLLHKSLSRMSYASPRYSTPVPTKL, encoded by the exons GGATGTCTGTGGATTTGGCTGGTCCACCCTCTCCCACTCCGTCCCTCATCGAGGTGAAGGAAGAGACTCGTTTGGTGTTGAAGAGTTTTCTCGGTCATGTTCTTGCTTTCGCTCCTGAAGATCGACCGGGGAGAATCGGGGGAGAATATCATGACCCCAACaagtacag acacagtgtggTGCCAAAAGAGATGCAGAGGCAAGATGAAAGCGGATGGGATTCTCTGGATGAGAAGATCAGTGCTGCGGAGGAGAAGAAACACGGCATCAAAAATCTGATAAAGAGGCGTCTGAGGCCACGCCCCTTTTCTCAACGACACACCAACAAGGACGCCAGCGCTGACCAATCACAGAACGGCTCTGTGTCTAACCAGGGAGAAGTTCCAGCTCCAGTGAAGAAAAATGTAGCTTCAGGGTCACAGGGCTATACAGAG GATGAAAAACTCTCGGCATCTGACGAGGATGGAGAGCGGAAAGCAaacgaaaaaaagaaaaagaagagcaaaCTGAAGCTGGTGGaactttttaagaaaaaaagcacaaagaaagATGAGTCGCGTCCCCAGCGGCCGTCGTCACTTCCTGTGAAAGTGGATGTGGGGTCAGTTAAAACTCCGCAGTCGCCAA CGCACCCTCCTGAGTTCTACAATGGCGTGGCAAAAAAACTGGACCGAATCGCTCAGCAAAGCGTGAAGAGAAAATCGCCGACTAAACCTGAACCCATCCAGCCCAGAg ACAATAAAGAAGCCATCGTACAGCAGCTCGTCCACATACTGACAACGGAAGGAGACAGCATTAATGAGAAG attaaAGCTAATCCTCTGCTGCATAAGTCTCTGAGCCGGATGTCCTACGCTTCGCCACGCTACTCGACTCCTGTGCCAACGAAGCTGTAG